A stretch of DNA from Juglans microcarpa x Juglans regia isolate MS1-56 chromosome 5D, Jm3101_v1.0, whole genome shotgun sequence:
GGAGGAGTCAATTTTAAGCGTTggcaagaaaatatgaaaatatttcttacaaTGCTTGGATTATactttgttattaaaaattatcatcATTCCGATGATTTACATGAACCTGCACGTACTATTGAATTGCAAACATATGCAGAAAAAGATAATTTGTGTAGATGTaggattttaaatcatttaagtgatatattttttttatgtttacctACACATTAAATCTGCCAAAAATATTTGGAATGCTCTTGATAAGAAATATGGTGTACAAGATGCTGGAATGGATAAATACATCGCAGGTCTGCAAGCCAATTTCTTAGCTTTAAGATAGATGATTCCAAATTTGTGCTAGAGCAAGCCTCTGAGTTAACTATCATTTATCATGAATTGGGCCAACGGGGAATGTGTATTATCGAGCGTCTTCAAGTTGCTTATACAATAGACAAGTTGTCTCATTTATGGAAAAATTTTGGCCTATCTCTTAAACATAAAATTGGAGATATGATCATGAAAACATTGATCTCTACATTAGGATCCAAGAAcaacacttaaaaaataatcctGTCCCACCATTGGTTTTTGATTTTCAGTCTAAAGTAAATATTGTAGAAGgtcataaaatacataataatccATTACATTAGAAATCCAAATTCAATAAGAGTAAAACTAATTATGGTAATAATTTGAAACCAAAGTTTTATATCAACAAAGATTATAAGAGACTCATTTGTTTTAACCATAACAAACCAGGTTACTTGATCAAAAATTATCGttataagaagagaaaaaatcaaGGCAATGAACAACCAAGATCACTTGACCCACATGCTCATATGATCATTTCCGAGACTGACTCCGTTGAAACCAATGAAATGTATGTAACCATAAGTCCCTACGTTTATTTGGCTTGTAGTACTATTGACTGGATAGTAGACACAAAAGCCAATGTACATGTCATTTTTAGctgcaatattttttcaacatattaGGATACAAGCGGTATGAAAGTAACGATGGGTAACTCCACCTCTATATAAGTATTTGGAATAggaaaaattaaactcaaattaACGTCTAGAAATACTTTTCCTTTAGAAAAAGTACTTTATGTACCAAAGGTGAGGAGAAACTTAATTAGTGGATATTTACTTAGTAGGGCATGttacatattattatttcaattcaataaaGTTATTGTAATTAAATATGAGTCATTTGTGGAGAAATGTTATGTGAGTGGTAGTTTGtttgtaataaatatttaaaataatatagaagataaatttgactttgataataaatttatattttttacatgtttCTTTTCAATATGACATGCTAGATTAGTCTATGTTAACAATcataatatgaaaagaaagataGATTTAAAGATTAGTCTCATGATCTGAGCCCCAGCATACAGTGATACACCGTCATCATggtgtattttttctttcttctccgaGCTTATCCAGGCCGATGTTGAACTAATCAATTAAAATGTTCTAAAAGGTCTGTAccgaattttcaaatttgaaatgaataatgatagcTGCCTTCGACAACTTTACAACTtaggtaataaaaaaaattaaaaagataataaaaaggagatgtaaaacatgttttattattttataaaataattttatttccttaattGTAAACTGGTTGTTAAATTGCATCCGCTCTTAGaaagtaaataaacaaataaataaaagaaaaggcaaaaagaTCAAGATACAGTCACAAGTACGTACTATTCGCAAGGATAATCTTGACCCTCCCCTCCTCGGATCTGGACCAATTCAGGTCTAGAAGATtctctctattatttttattttcatataaaatgtcaaaaatcaTTAATAAACGTACGGGTTCTGACATTCTGCATCTGAGTTCTATTTTGATTTtaccattatttttaatttatttaatttcatttcatttaattattataatttttttaaatttttacataaaataaactaaactatttagttttttaaaataaaaataatattaaaaatatattttaataatattttatttaatttttaattttaattaatctcaattcatttcatcttatctataaaaataaacgagttcTGAATCAACCACAAAAACAAATACACATatcgccattttttttttaattgactgCTGGAAAATATATGGAACGAGAAAAGAGCAAATCGTTATGATCACAGTATCGACGCGGTACCATGCATCGTGAGAATTTGGGTTTTATAAATCCAATTTAGACGCAAGGGATTGAACCCAAAGCAGCAAATAAATGCCACAAGAAAGCTAGCTTGGTTAATTAAAGactaaattattacataaaaaaaaatcagaattaaTCAAACTAATACAACGCTGGCCTCTGTTAATGCCCAGTACGTAGATCGAACTCCATCGAATATGTACAGAAATAATGATACAttccaatctctctctctctctctctctctctccatacaCACAGAAATACTCATGATTCCAATCTGGTTCATGATGAGCTTATAGTGAATCATTAATTGTCCTCTGGAATACTTTGCAGGGCCGGCCTCCACGACCGATGATCATGCTCCGCCTCATCGTATATATGATCCGCAGCATCCATCAACCGAGCCAAGATCTGTTTCGCAGACAAACCTCGCACGTCCACTCTCCCCACCAACTCCTCCAGTTCCTTCTTTGTGATCTTGACCCTCACCTCTCGTGTAGCAGCCCCCGTAGTAGTACCGGTAGAAGTCGAAGAATTAGACAAAGCAAAATCTCCATTTTCACCAAGAAGCCTCAGCCTTTCCACGTTGTAATTAGTTTTTTGATGATCAGCTTCTTCGTCGATCTTTGACGTGACAGAGCCCCAGTCATCACCAGCCCATACCATCGACCTCGATTCACGTCTACAGCAGTTTCCCATTTTCtgtttcttatatttatatatatatatatatatatatatatatatatgttggtatgtAATCTGGGTTTTTTCTCTGGGAAAAGAGAGATCTGAAAGCTGGAGAGGTTCGGGCTATTTATAGGTGTTTGATGGAAACTTGGGTACTGTTCATGGCGGTTAACAAGGTTCCAAGAAACTACGTTTAGAGAGACAAAAAGGGGCCAGGGCATGCAGGTCGGTTGAGATTTATATACATCTCTATTTCTCTTTCGTGGCAATCTAACGGCGTGGTTGGTTGACCAAATGATACCCTGTTCCGTGTACATATCTCAGATTAAAATCTAATCCTCACCtaaaaattaaggaaatatgTAACGGAGatctaaataatataatttttgaagtgtGAAACGGATCAAAAAGGGCATCTAGCTATTCGAACATATCAAGTGTGAACATGGATATGTGATTGGAATCTTTGACTTGGCTCTGTTTAATTTGATTCAAGTCCATTCCTTCACTTCACGTGTGCTTTGTTAATTTGCACAGGCAACACGTCCATTAATTTCTTCTTGAATCATAAGGTTCATCGTGCTGTCTTTgtctcaaaattaatcttttcaTTAATTTAGTTTGTTGAAGATTAAATCCATGATCTTTATGTCTAAACAtctttatataagttttatcttctcatgaatgaataaaaggccgatgatcaatatatatagtgtatttaaatacatatttgattTAATTAGACTCAGTTTTCTGAggatttttatgtaatttgttaCTTGTAATTAGCACGTACGTAGGTACATACAtgactactatatatatatatatatatatataatcttcatGATTTTGCTTGTTAACAcgaatataaaagataaaagtaatGTTAGAATGAAGCCCACGGGAATCATATATAAGATCGTACGACGATTGATAATGCCCACTGGAAAAATGTTAATTTATACGAAAGTGAAATAGACAGATGGATATATAGATCAAAGCAAGTTTCGTAGAAAACGTGCAATTATTAATTTCTGAACCCAAACCAACGATCGGATCAGGACTTAATTCAAAGTTTCAAATACGTAGCCTGTcagctaaaagaaaaaacttgatAATGAGATCATGGCAAATTTTAAgtcattttcttatatattgaaCCCTTGACGATcaagttagatatggaaaaaaaatttcgaCTACGTTGAATGGGATTTCTTATTTGCCGTGATGAAAGTAATATTCGGATACAATGGAGATTGGATTAATTTGATCAAAGAATGTGTAATGCCAGCCTCTTTCTCAATCCTAATTATCAACAGTTGTGCCAAAGAATTTTTCAAAGCACAATGATGATTCAGACAAGGCGACctcatattatattttcttttcattttgtacACACAGGTGCTCTCAAGACTAATTGCTAGATCAGAAACAACAAGAAACTTTTAAAGGCATTCAATTAACCCGAAATTACTCTCCAATATCTCACTTATTTTTTACAGATGATTTAATCATATTTGAGAAAGCCAATGAGAGTAATGCCCAAATAATCATTGATAATCTAAAGAAATACCATGCTTGGTCAAGTCAAAGAGTCAACAAGGAAAAATCTTCAATTTACATCACCAGAAATACCAACCAAGCAACAAAAATTGAGATATTGACGAAAATGCAATACAAACAATCATCATCCGGGATGAAGTACGTGGAAAACCTGACCTCTTTTGGAAgatcaaagaaagaaagttaaaaagaattGCTGGAAAATATTAACAAGAAACTTGAAGGATGGAAGTCAAAATTACTATCACAGGCAGGAAAAACAATGCTAATCAGAACAATTGCAAGCACAATCCCTTCATATAAGATTTCAGTGCATATATTGCCAAAGTTAGCCTTCAAATCGATaaatacaagttttaaaaatttttggtgggaaacaacaaaagatcaaaagcataaactgaacttgaaatcttggaaatcaatttgtcaaccaaaaaaagaaggggGTTGGGCCTGAGGCTAATGGAAAACATGAACTTAACACTTCTAACTAAAACGAGATGGGAAATGAGTCAAACAAAACCAAGCATGTGGCACTCTCTTTAATCGAGAAAGTACCTAAACACAACTTCTTTCTGGCAGGCAACACCAAAATCTACAGACTCATGGTTACGGAAAGGGATTTTGAAGACAAGGGAGCTACTAACAAAAGGTACatgctttcaaatttttaatgggATATCGGTCAAAGTGTAGTCAAATCCCTAAATCCCAACTTTAGAAAATTTTTCGCCAAAACCATCTGAGCCAAAATAGTGAAACCTTTTCATCTCTGAGAGTCTCTGATCTGATCAATCCAAAAACCCACTCTTAGAACACTCAGAAAATGCTAACTCTTTTCGAGCAAGATAGCATTAGGgaaattcaaaaaatctcattgcCTTATAACAACCAAAGAATGGACTATCGAATTTGGATAAATAGCCAGAATGGAAAGTTTACTGTCAAAACAACTTAACATATTGTAGCAAAATTTCCCAATATACGTTTGCCAAATTTCCTTAGTCCATCAATTGAAAAAGTCTTTAAGCTAAAGATTCATGACCGCCATAAGTGACTCGCTTGGAAAATTATATGAAACATAATTCCAACTAGAGGAATATTGAAGAGTTTTATTCCAAATATCCCTTCTATTAGCGGCCCTTTGTGCCATGAACAAGAAGAAACAATACTCCATCTTTTCATTGAATGCCCAATTACCAGAATTTTTTGGAACCAAAGCAGCTGGCCTTTA
This window harbors:
- the LOC121265636 gene encoding uncharacterized protein LOC121265636 yields the protein MGNCCRRESRSMVWAGDDWGSVTSKIDEEADHQKTNYNVERLRLLGENGDFALSNSSTSTGTTTGAATREVRVKITKKELEELVGRVDVRGLSAKQILARLMDAADHIYDEAEHDHRSWRPALQSIPEDN